Proteins encoded by one window of Sediminicoccus rosea:
- a CDS encoding cupin domain-containing protein — protein MPDTPMPLAPLVVVQPDEARSFWQPVPANGFVRCILAANEIGAETPFSMGTQQVDAGCFVREHMHPDNEEVIFVLQGSGEALLDGKDKVPMTVGTCIFLGKGRPHRFQASDDAPMTFMWLMMPGGLETFFARIGRERKPGDPQPPNFPRPADVLQIEADTVFGTLPPKA, from the coding sequence ATGCCCGATACCCCCATGCCCCTGGCGCCGCTCGTCGTCGTGCAGCCGGACGAAGCGCGCTCCTTCTGGCAGCCCGTTCCGGCCAATGGCTTCGTGCGCTGTATCCTCGCCGCCAACGAGATCGGCGCGGAGACGCCCTTCTCGATGGGCACGCAGCAGGTGGATGCCGGCTGCTTCGTGCGCGAGCACATGCACCCGGATAATGAGGAGGTCATCTTCGTGCTGCAGGGAAGCGGCGAGGCGCTGCTCGATGGGAAGGACAAGGTGCCGATGACGGTGGGCACCTGCATCTTCCTCGGCAAGGGCCGCCCGCACCGCTTCCAGGCGAGCGATGATGCGCCGATGACCTTCATGTGGCTGATGATGCCCGGCGGCCTCGAGACCTTCTTCGCGCGCATCGGCCGCGAGCGGAAGCCCGGCGACCCGCAGCCGCCGAATTTCCCGCGCCCCGCGGATGTGCTGCAGATCGAGGCGGACACGGTCTTCGGCACGCTGCCCCCCAAGGCCTGA
- the modB gene encoding molybdate ABC transporter permease subunit, giving the protein MTSWLSPEEWMAVRLSLEVATRSVAVSLVPAVAIAWLLARGRFPGRMLLDALVHLPLVVPPVVVGWGLLMLFGVRGPIGAPLHEWFGIRLVFTTGGAALATAVMSFPLIVRAVRLGLEGVDEGLEAAARTLGAGPFDRFVTVTLPLMSPGILAGAVTAFAAGLGEFGAVITFASNIPGETQTLPLAIYAATQTPGGEAVAARLAFVSFTLAVCGLLLAEVIARRMGRLLGRVA; this is encoded by the coding sequence ATGACCTCCTGGCTCAGCCCCGAGGAATGGATGGCGGTGCGCCTCAGCCTGGAGGTGGCGACGCGCTCCGTCGCCGTCTCGCTGGTGCCGGCCGTCGCCATCGCCTGGCTGCTGGCGCGCGGGCGCTTTCCGGGGCGCATGCTGCTGGATGCGCTGGTGCACCTGCCGCTGGTGGTGCCGCCGGTGGTGGTGGGCTGGGGGCTGCTCATGCTCTTCGGCGTTCGCGGGCCGATCGGCGCGCCGCTGCATGAGTGGTTCGGCATCCGCCTCGTCTTCACCACCGGGGGCGCGGCGCTGGCGACCGCGGTCATGTCCTTCCCCCTGATCGTGCGCGCGGTGCGCCTCGGGCTCGAGGGGGTGGATGAGGGGCTGGAGGCGGCGGCGCGCACGCTGGGCGCGGGGCCGTTCGACCGCTTCGTGACCGTCACGCTTCCGCTGATGTCGCCGGGGATCCTTGCCGGCGCGGTCACCGCCTTCGCGGCGGGGCTCGGCGAATTCGGCGCGGTCATCACCTTCGCCTCCAACATCCCGGGCGAGACCCAGACCCTGCCGCTCGCCATCTACGCCGCGACGCAGACGCCGGGGGGCGAGGCGGTGGCGGCGCGGCTCGCCTTCGTCTCCTTCACGCTCGCCGTCTGTGGCCTGCTGCTCGCGGAGGTGATCGCGCGGCGCATGGGCCGGCTGCTTGGTCGCGTGGCGTGA
- the modC gene encoding molybdenum ABC transporter ATP-binding protein — MIGVALRHRFGRVGFALDVAFEAPAAGVTTLFGPSGCGKSTILAAVAGLLRPDEGRVAIGDAVLLDTARRVCVAPERRRCGVVFQDARLFPHLSVETNLRYGLRRAPPDAAGPGFEEVVALLGIGALLARRPAGLSGGERQRVALGRALLARPRLLLMDEPLAALDAARRAEVLPFLARLRDVAGLPILYVTHALEEVDALADHLVLLEAGRVVAAGAVEALSARTDLPQLAGRRDAGVLLACTVRRAAGGLTALGFAGGELLTTARPGPEGTRLRVRLRARDIAIAIEEPRGLSTQNILPATIAGIAAGGDPAEAFVRLAVGPTILLARITQGSVERLALRPGLAVWALIKAVTFDHRVAAWPKSGAEAGA, encoded by the coding sequence GTGATCGGCGTCGCGCTCCGCCACCGCTTCGGCCGGGTGGGCTTCGCGCTCGATGTCGCCTTCGAGGCGCCGGCCGCGGGCGTGACCACGCTGTTCGGCCCCTCGGGCTGCGGCAAGAGCACCATCCTCGCCGCCGTGGCGGGGCTGCTGCGGCCAGATGAGGGGCGCGTGGCGATCGGCGATGCCGTGCTGCTCGACACCGCGCGGCGCGTCTGCGTGGCGCCCGAGCGGCGGCGCTGCGGCGTGGTCTTCCAGGATGCGCGGCTGTTTCCGCATCTGAGCGTGGAGACGAACCTGCGTTACGGCCTCCGGCGTGCCCCGCCCGACGCGGCGGGCCCGGGCTTCGAGGAGGTGGTGGCGCTGCTCGGCATCGGTGCGCTGCTGGCCCGGCGCCCGGCCGGCCTCTCGGGTGGGGAGCGGCAGCGCGTGGCGCTCGGCCGCGCCCTGCTCGCGCGCCCGCGCCTGCTGCTGATGGACGAGCCGCTGGCCGCGCTCGACGCCGCGCGCCGCGCCGAGGTGCTGCCCTTCCTCGCCCGGCTGCGCGACGTGGCGGGGCTGCCCATCCTCTACGTGACGCACGCGCTGGAGGAGGTGGACGCGCTGGCCGATCACCTGGTGCTGCTCGAGGCCGGGCGGGTCGTCGCCGCCGGCGCGGTGGAGGCGCTCTCCGCCCGCACCGACCTGCCGCAGCTCGCCGGCCGGCGCGATGCGGGCGTGCTGCTGGCCTGCACCGTGCGGCGCGCGGCGGGCGGGCTCACCGCGCTCGGCTTCGCGGGCGGCGAGCTGCTCACCACCGCCCGCCCCGGGCCGGAGGGGACGCGGCTGCGCGTCCGCCTGCGCGCGCGCGACATCGCCATCGCCATCGAGGAACCGCGCGGCCTCTCCACCCAGAACATCCTGCCGGCGACCATCGCCGGCATCGCCGCGGGCGGCGACCCCGCCGAGGCCTTCGTGCGCCTCGCGGTCGGGCCCACCATCCTGCTCGCGCGCATCACCCAGGGCAGCGTCGAGCGCCTCGCGCTCCGTCCGGGCCTGGCGGTCTGGGCGTTGATCAAGGCCGTCACCTTCGACCACCGGGTGGCGGCATGGCCGAAGTCGGGCGCGGAGGCGGGCGCATGA
- a CDS encoding hydantoinase/oxoprolinase family protein, giving the protein MQARIGVDVGGTFTDVVLALPGGRIVVNKTTTTPQDPGEGVAAGIAAVIAEAGLDARHVTEIVHGTTVASNTILQKAGARTGLLTTQGFRDVLEIGRIRTPGMFDMAWRKPEPLVPRRWRLEARERIAADGGIVTPLDAQSVRDAAAFFLAEGVEAVAICFLNSYAHPAHERRAAALLREAAPRLLVTASCEVLPEIKEYERTSTAVVNAYLLPAMRGYLSRLQERLAAIGIAAPVQVMASNGGMIGLDAARERPVFAVGSGPAGGVAGAARLGAGIGAPDLIVFDMGGTTAKAAIIEGGQPSLVTEYEFRDGISTPSRFVKGAGYMLKVPAIDIAEVGSGGGSIARIDAGGLLVVGPQSAGGDPGPACYGRGNAEPTVTDANMVLGYLNPAALAGGSLRVDAELSRTAIATRIAGPLGITVEEAAHGIRQIANVNMARAIRAVTVERGKDPRDLALMAFGGGGPLHAVDVARLLGIRRVLISPVAGVFSAAGMLAAEAVHEFVHPLLMPLAQVTAAQLDAARQGLAQGGHAALAHEGYAKETVELRFAADLRYAGQSSQLTVPLTGFAVEALHAGFERLYGETFGYTAAGEAVELVNLRLSAIGRAEGRIDFPSLSLDARALAGAVGERLVSFARGAAPVPTRLLPRAALADGPVQGPAILESYDTTIIIPPGCTARAAGSGTVVIEMEGVDA; this is encoded by the coding sequence ATGCAGGCACGCATCGGCGTGGATGTCGGCGGCACCTTCACCGATGTCGTGCTGGCCCTTCCGGGCGGGCGGATCGTCGTCAACAAGACGACCACCACGCCGCAGGATCCCGGCGAGGGCGTGGCGGCGGGCATCGCGGCGGTGATCGCCGAGGCGGGGCTGGATGCGCGGCATGTCACGGAGATCGTGCATGGCACCACCGTCGCGTCCAACACCATCCTGCAGAAGGCCGGCGCCCGCACCGGGTTGCTGACGACGCAGGGCTTCCGCGACGTGCTGGAGATCGGCCGCATCCGCACCCCTGGCATGTTCGACATGGCCTGGCGCAAGCCCGAGCCGCTGGTGCCGCGCCGCTGGCGGCTGGAGGCGCGCGAGCGCATCGCGGCCGATGGCGGCATCGTCACGCCGCTCGACGCGCAGAGCGTGCGCGACGCGGCCGCCTTCTTCCTGGCCGAGGGCGTGGAGGCGGTGGCGATCTGCTTCCTCAACTCCTACGCACACCCCGCGCATGAGCGCCGCGCCGCCGCCCTGCTGCGCGAGGCCGCGCCACGGCTGCTGGTCACCGCCTCCTGCGAGGTGCTGCCCGAAATAAAGGAATACGAACGCACCAGCACGGCGGTGGTGAACGCCTATCTGCTGCCGGCCATGCGCGGCTATCTCTCGCGCCTGCAGGAACGCCTGGCCGCCATCGGTATCGCCGCCCCCGTGCAGGTCATGGCCTCCAATGGCGGGATGATCGGCCTGGATGCGGCGCGCGAGCGGCCGGTCTTCGCCGTGGGATCGGGGCCCGCCGGCGGTGTCGCGGGTGCGGCCCGGCTCGGCGCGGGCATCGGCGCGCCGGACCTCATCGTCTTCGACATGGGCGGCACCACGGCCAAGGCCGCGATCATCGAGGGCGGTCAGCCCTCGCTGGTGACGGAATACGAATTCCGCGACGGCATCAGCACCCCTTCCCGCTTCGTGAAGGGCGCGGGCTACATGCTGAAGGTGCCGGCCATCGACATCGCGGAAGTGGGCTCGGGCGGCGGCTCCATCGCGCGCATTGATGCGGGCGGTCTGCTCGTTGTCGGGCCGCAGAGCGCGGGCGGCGATCCGGGCCCGGCCTGCTACGGGCGCGGCAATGCCGAACCCACCGTGACCGACGCCAACATGGTGCTGGGCTATCTCAACCCCGCCGCGCTGGCGGGCGGCTCGCTGCGGGTGGATGCGGAACTCTCGCGCACCGCCATCGCCACGCGCATCGCCGGCCCGCTCGGCATCACGGTGGAGGAGGCCGCGCATGGCATCCGGCAGATCGCCAATGTGAACATGGCCCGCGCCATCCGCGCCGTGACGGTGGAGCGCGGCAAGGATCCGCGCGACCTGGCGCTGATGGCTTTCGGCGGCGGTGGCCCGCTGCATGCGGTGGATGTGGCGCGCCTGCTCGGTATCCGCCGCGTTCTGATCAGCCCCGTCGCGGGCGTCTTCTCCGCCGCCGGCATGCTGGCGGCCGAGGCCGTGCATGAATTCGTGCACCCGCTGCTCATGCCGCTCGCGCAGGTCACGGCCGCGCAGCTGGATGCCGCGCGGCAGGGCCTGGCGCAGGGCGGCCACGCGGCCCTCGCCCATGAGGGCTATGCGAAGGAGACGGTGGAGCTGCGCTTCGCGGCGGATCTGCGCTACGCCGGCCAATCCTCGCAGCTGACGGTGCCGCTGACCGGCTTCGCGGTGGAAGCGCTGCATGCCGGCTTCGAGCGGCTCTACGGCGAGACCTTCGGCTACACCGCGGCGGGCGAGGCGGTGGAGCTCGTGAACCTCCGCCTCTCCGCCATCGGCCGGGCGGAAGGCCGCATCGACTTTCCCTCCCTCTCGCTCGATGCGCGCGCGCTGGCCGGCGCGGTGGGCGAGCGCCTGGTCTCCTTCGCGCGCGGGGCCGCGCCGGTGCCGACGCGCCTGCTGCCCCGCGCCGCGCTGGCCGATGGCCCTGTCCAGGGCCCCGCGATCCTGGAAAGCTACGACACGACGATCATCATCCCGCCCGGCTGCACGGCGCGGGCTGCCGGCTCGGGCACCGTCGTCATCGAGATGGAGGGCGTCGATGCCTGA
- a CDS encoding TetR/AcrR family transcriptional regulator produces the protein MALRQRRKRGARDAEGAKAAILASAVREFTDKGLAGARMDVIARGAGVAKGLVFHHFGSKDGLWIAALEHVYALLRAGQDEVALDALGPVEGMRRLAHDTFRLFRAHPEIVALMNEENLHRARHLRAAGNVPRLYNPLFATIGRLLAEGRAQGLFREDVDVTALYVAMSGLGYFHCANRWTLSAAFAGDLFQPQRIATYEEMLGEMVVAYLRHTPRLA, from the coding sequence ATGGCCCTGCGTCAACGAAGAAAACGCGGTGCGCGCGATGCCGAGGGGGCCAAGGCCGCCATCCTCGCCTCCGCTGTGCGCGAGTTCACCGACAAGGGGCTGGCCGGCGCGCGCATGGATGTGATCGCGCGCGGGGCCGGGGTGGCGAAGGGCCTCGTCTTCCATCACTTCGGCTCGAAGGACGGGCTCTGGATCGCAGCGCTCGAGCATGTCTATGCGCTGCTGCGCGCGGGCCAGGATGAGGTCGCGCTGGATGCGCTGGGCCCGGTCGAGGGCATGCGGCGCCTCGCGCATGACACCTTCCGGCTGTTCCGCGCACATCCCGAGATCGTGGCGCTGATGAACGAGGAGAACCTGCACCGCGCGCGCCACCTGCGCGCGGCCGGCAACGTCCCGCGCCTCTACAATCCACTCTTCGCCACGATCGGGCGCCTGCTGGCCGAGGGGCGCGCGCAGGGGCTGTTCCGCGAGGATGTGGATGTCACGGCGCTCTATGTCGCGATGTCGGGCCTCGGCTATTTCCACTGCGCCAATCGCTGGACGCTCTCGGCCGCCTTCGCCGGGGATCTGTTCCAGCCGCAGCGCATCGCGACCTATGAGGAGATGCTGGGGGAGATGGTGGTGGCCTATCTCCGCCACACGCCGCGCCTCGCCTGA
- a CDS encoding winged helix-turn-helix domain-containing protein has product MSRQAPLAALLSLRIDLPGGRIGPGKINLLEAIEREGSISAAGRALGMSYKRAWDLVDALNKQLREPAVAASPGGPRGGGATLTDAGRKLVADYREIERAAQRAAAPRLAALMRRTRA; this is encoded by the coding sequence ATGAGCCGGCAGGCGCCCCTGGCCGCACTGCTCAGCCTGCGGATCGACCTGCCGGGCGGGCGCATCGGGCCGGGGAAGATCAACCTGCTGGAGGCGATCGAGCGCGAGGGCTCGATCTCGGCCGCCGGGCGCGCGCTGGGGATGAGCTACAAGCGCGCCTGGGACCTGGTGGATGCGCTGAACAAGCAGCTGCGCGAGCCGGCCGTGGCGGCCAGCCCAGGCGGCCCGCGCGGCGGAGGCGCGACGCTGACCGATGCGGGGCGGAAGCTCGTGGCCGATTACCGCGAGATCGAGCGCGCGGCGCAGCGGGCCGCCGCGCCGCGGCTGGCGGCGCTGATGCGGCGCACCAGGGCCTAG
- the modA gene encoding molybdate ABC transporter substrate-binding protein produces the protein MRRRLLPALAALLLPAAILPARAQESVTVFAAASLTDALRELGAQWAARGHPALRFSFAASSALARQIEQGAPADLFMSADEAWANYLQERNLLANATRSSPIGNALVLIAPANVAQPLTLTRGTDLAVLLGPQGRIATGDPAHVPVGRYAQAALTWMGQWPALAPRLARADNVRAALLLVERGEAPLGIVYATDAAASAGVRVIGTFPAGSHEPITYPFAVTRRAEANARARALLAFLTSAEAAPTWQRFGFSLAR, from the coding sequence ATGCGCCGCCGCTTGCTGCCTGCCCTCGCCGCCCTTCTCCTGCCGGCTGCCATCCTGCCCGCGCGCGCGCAGGAGAGCGTCACCGTCTTCGCCGCGGCCAGCCTGACGGATGCGCTGCGCGAGCTGGGCGCGCAATGGGCCGCGCGCGGTCATCCGGCGCTGCGCTTCTCCTTCGCCGCCTCCTCCGCGCTGGCGCGGCAGATCGAGCAGGGCGCGCCGGCCGATCTCTTCATGTCCGCCGACGAGGCCTGGGCGAACTACCTCCAGGAGCGGAACCTGCTGGCGAATGCCACGCGCAGTTCGCCCATCGGCAATGCGCTCGTGCTGATCGCGCCCGCGAATGTGGCGCAGCCCCTCACGCTCACGCGCGGCACCGACCTCGCCGTGCTGCTCGGGCCGCAGGGCCGCATCGCCACGGGGGACCCCGCGCATGTGCCGGTGGGCCGCTACGCCCAGGCCGCTCTCACCTGGATGGGCCAGTGGCCGGCCCTGGCGCCGCGCCTCGCGCGCGCCGACAACGTCCGTGCCGCGCTGCTGCTGGTGGAGCGTGGCGAGGCGCCGCTCGGCATCGTCTATGCGACGGATGCGGCGGCGAGTGCGGGCGTGCGCGTCATCGGCACATTCCCGGCCGGCAGCCATGAGCCCATCACCTATCCCTTCGCGGTGACGCGCCGCGCCGAGGCCAATGCCCGCGCCCGCGCCCTGCTCGCCTTCCTGACCAGCGCGGAGGCGGCGCCGACCTGGCAGCGCTTCGGCTTCAGCCTTGCGCGATGA